In the genome of Haemophilus pittmaniae, one region contains:
- a CDS encoding substrate-binding domain-containing protein, translating to MATIRDVAQLANVSVATVSRVLNNYHSVSDKTRLTVQAAMAQLNYQPNANAQALAVQNTDTIGVVVTDVTDAFFAILVKAVDKVAEEHQKTILIGIGYHQAEKEREAIDTLLRKRCSCLVVHAKALSDEELSEYLRSQPGMVIINRVIRGFESRCVSLDNRQGTYLATEMLIRLGHRKIAYIGSNHEILDESERCQGYLDALKANHLPVTEQAIVHHSPDFEGGEQAMIDLLSYNKALTAVVAYNDSMAAGAISVLNENNINVPKQFSIVGFDDMPIARYLIPKLTTIRYPIDLMASYAARLALSLVNEEIKTPSVVQFNPTLVRRFSVGNAPEL from the coding sequence ATGGCAACAATACGAGATGTGGCGCAACTAGCCAATGTTTCCGTGGCAACGGTTTCCCGGGTACTCAATAATTATCATTCGGTCAGTGACAAAACCCGTCTGACAGTACAGGCGGCTATGGCTCAGCTGAATTATCAGCCGAATGCTAATGCTCAAGCGCTGGCGGTACAAAATACCGATACTATCGGGGTGGTGGTAACCGATGTAACCGATGCCTTTTTTGCGATTTTGGTTAAAGCGGTAGACAAGGTGGCTGAAGAGCATCAAAAGACTATTTTGATCGGTATTGGGTATCACCAAGCAGAGAAGGAGCGTGAAGCGATTGATACCTTACTACGTAAACGCTGTAGTTGCCTGGTAGTGCATGCCAAAGCGCTTTCTGATGAGGAATTATCCGAGTATTTACGGAGTCAACCGGGAATGGTGATCATCAATCGGGTGATTCGCGGATTTGAATCGCGTTGTGTCAGTTTGGACAATCGTCAGGGAACCTATTTGGCTACAGAAATGTTGATTCGTCTTGGGCATCGGAAGATTGCTTATATCGGTTCAAATCACGAGATTTTGGATGAAAGTGAACGTTGTCAAGGTTATTTAGATGCCCTGAAAGCAAATCATTTACCGGTGACTGAACAGGCGATTGTGCATCATTCTCCGGATTTTGAGGGCGGTGAACAGGCCATGATTGATTTATTAAGTTATAACAAGGCATTAACTGCAGTTGTCGCTTATAACGATTCTATGGCAGCTGGTGCTATTTCAGTCTTAAATGAAAATAATATCAATGTGCCGAAACAATTTTCCATTGTCGGTTTTGACGATATGCCGATAGCCCGTTATTTGATTCCTAAACTCACAACAATTCGCTATCCTATTGATTTAATGGCAAGTTATGCTGCGAGATTAGCATTAAGTTTGGTTAATGAAGAGATTAAAACACCTTCTGTGGTGCAATTTAATCCAACCTTGGTTAGACGTTTTTCCGTTGGAAATGCACCAGAATTGTGA
- the mglB gene encoding galactose/glucose ABC transporter substrate-binding protein MglB — translation MKKIALSAVALAIGLAASTSSFAADTKIGVTIYKYDDNFMSLMRKEIAKEAQQLKGIELLMNDSQNAQSIQNDQVDGLLSKGVKALAINLVDPSAAPTVINKAKQDDIPIVFFNKDPGAKAIASYDKSYYVGTDPKESGIIQGDLIAKQWKANSALDLNKDGKIQYVLLKGEPGHPDAEARTKYVIEQLNNKGIQTEQLFIDTGMWDAAMAKDKVDAWLSSAKAGEIEVIISNNDGMAMGALEATKAHGKKLPIFGVDALPEVLQLIKKGEIAGTVLNDGVNQGKAVVQLANNLAQGKAATDGTQWTLQERVVRIPYVGVDKENLSEFLK, via the coding sequence ATGAAAAAAATCGCATTAAGTGCAGTTGCATTAGCTATCGGCCTTGCCGCCTCCACTTCATCCTTTGCCGCCGACACGAAAATCGGGGTGACGATTTATAAATACGATGACAATTTTATGTCATTAATGCGTAAAGAAATTGCGAAAGAAGCCCAGCAGTTAAAAGGCATTGAGTTATTAATGAATGACTCACAAAACGCTCAGTCTATTCAAAATGACCAAGTTGATGGCTTGCTTTCTAAAGGGGTGAAAGCCTTAGCAATTAACTTGGTTGACCCATCCGCTGCTCCAACAGTGATTAATAAAGCAAAACAAGATGATATTCCGATTGTTTTCTTTAACAAAGATCCTGGTGCTAAGGCTATTGCCAGTTACGATAAATCTTACTATGTCGGTACCGATCCGAAAGAGTCAGGCATTATCCAAGGGGATTTAATCGCTAAACAGTGGAAAGCAAATTCAGCGTTGGATTTAAATAAAGACGGCAAAATTCAATATGTCTTATTAAAAGGCGAACCAGGTCACCCAGATGCAGAAGCTCGTACCAAATATGTGATTGAGCAGTTAAATAACAAAGGTATCCAAACCGAACAATTGTTTATCGACACCGGTATGTGGGATGCCGCAATGGCGAAAGATAAAGTAGATGCTTGGTTGTCTAGTGCTAAAGCCGGCGAAATTGAAGTGATTATCTCCAATAACGATGGTATGGCGATGGGCGCGTTAGAAGCCACAAAAGCACATGGTAAAAAATTACCAATCTTTGGTGTGGATGCATTGCCTGAAGTATTACAACTGATCAAAAAAGGCGAGATTGCTGGTACGGTATTAAATGATGGTGTAAACCAAGGTAAAGCGGTAGTACAGCTAGCAAATAATTTGGCGCAAGGCAAAGCCGCCACCGATGGTACACAATGGACATTACAAGAGCGCGTTGTGCGTATTCCTTATGTCGGTGTGGATAAAGAAAACTTAAGCGAATTTTTAAAATAA
- the mglA gene encoding galactose/methyl galactoside ABC transporter ATP-binding protein MglA — MTAQTTDSPRNNDVLLTMTNVSKSFPGVKALDHANLTVRSHSVHALMGENGAGKSTLLKCLFGIYAKDEGEILFLGQPVNFKTSKEALENGISMVHQELNLVRQRSVMDNLWLGRYPLKGIFVDHGKMYRDTKAIFDELDIQIDPREKVSKLSVSEMQMIEIAKAFSYNAKIVIMDEPTSSLSEKEVEHLFKIIQKLKDRGCGIIYISHKMDEIFKICDEITILRDGKWINTVPVKDSTMEQIVSMMVGRELTQRFPEKSNVPKEVILEVEHLTSLNQPSMQDVSFSLRKGEILGIAGLVGAKRTDVVEGIFGVRELKEGTIKLHGKPVKNRSALEAINHGFALVTEERRSTGIYSNLSIEFNSLISNMKSYLTPWKLLSNKKMRSDTQWVIDAMNVKTPSHKTSIGSLSGGNQQKVIIGRWLLTQPEILMLDEPTRGIDIGAKFEIYQLIQELAKKDKGIIMISSEMPELLGVTDRILVMSNGKVAGIVNTAETSQEEILQLAAKYL; from the coding sequence ATGACCGCACAAACCACAGACAGCCCGCGTAATAACGATGTGCTGCTCACCATGACCAATGTCAGCAAATCCTTTCCTGGCGTAAAAGCACTAGACCATGCCAATCTTACCGTTCGTTCTCATTCCGTACATGCACTTATGGGCGAAAATGGTGCTGGAAAGTCCACATTATTGAAATGTTTATTTGGTATTTATGCTAAGGATGAAGGCGAAATTTTATTTTTAGGCCAACCAGTCAATTTCAAAACGTCCAAAGAAGCTTTAGAAAACGGGATTTCCATGGTGCACCAGGAGCTTAACTTGGTTCGTCAACGTAGTGTAATGGACAATTTATGGCTGGGGCGTTATCCCTTAAAAGGGATTTTTGTCGATCACGGTAAAATGTATCGCGATACCAAGGCTATTTTTGATGAGTTGGATATTCAAATCGATCCACGAGAAAAAGTCTCGAAATTATCGGTTTCTGAAATGCAAATGATCGAAATTGCAAAGGCCTTTTCCTATAACGCGAAAATCGTGATTATGGATGAACCAACTTCTTCCTTATCAGAAAAAGAAGTGGAACATCTGTTTAAAATTATTCAGAAATTAAAAGATCGCGGTTGTGGAATTATTTATATCTCGCACAAGATGGATGAGATTTTTAAGATTTGTGATGAGATTACAATTTTGCGCGATGGTAAATGGATCAATACCGTACCGGTGAAGGATTCAACCATGGAGCAAATTGTTTCTATGATGGTTGGCCGCGAACTGACCCAGCGTTTCCCCGAAAAAAGCAATGTGCCGAAGGAAGTGATTTTAGAGGTGGAACATTTAACTTCCCTCAATCAACCTTCTATGCAGGATGTTAGCTTTAGCTTACGGAAAGGAGAAATTTTAGGTATTGCTGGTTTGGTTGGTGCGAAGCGTACCGATGTGGTTGAAGGGATCTTCGGTGTGCGTGAGTTAAAAGAAGGAACTATCAAATTACATGGCAAGCCGGTAAAAAATCGTTCTGCCTTGGAGGCGATTAATCATGGTTTTGCCTTAGTGACCGAAGAACGCCGCTCCACAGGGATTTATTCTAATCTCAGTATTGAATTCAACTCATTGATTTCCAATATGAAGTCCTACCTTACCCCTTGGAAGTTGCTTAGCAATAAAAAAATGCGTAGCGATACCCAATGGGTGATCGATGCTATGAATGTGAAAACGCCATCCCATAAAACCAGTATTGGTTCACTTTCCGGCGGTAACCAACAAAAAGTGATTATCGGACGTTGGTTATTGACCCAACCGGAAATCTTGATGTTGGATGAGCCGACCCGTGGGATTGATATCGGTGCTAAATTTGAAATCTATCAACTGATTCAGGAATTGGCTAAAAAAGATAAGGGCATCATTATGATCTCTTCGGAAATGCCGGAATTATTAGGTGTTACCGACCGTATCCTCGTGATGAGTAACGGTAAAGTGGCGGGTATCGTTAATACCGCCGAAACCAGCCAAGAAGAAATTTTACAGCTTGCCGCTAAATATTTATAA
- the mglC gene encoding galactose/methyl galactoside ABC transporter permease MglC gives MSALKQNTSLDFLKQNAIYFVLLLLLIVIIVQDPSFLTLRNFSNILTQSSVRLIIALGIAGLIVTQGTDLSAGRQVGLAAVISATLLQGMENMNRVFPNLGEVPIPLVILTVCVIGALVGLFNGFVIAYLNVTPFIATMGTMIIVYGANSLYYDAVGGSPIAGFSESFSTFAQGFFRFGDFRLSYITIYAIIATIFMWILWNKTRFGKNVFAIGGNPEAAKVSGVNVARNLMMIYMISGIFYAFGGMLEAGRIGSATNNLGFMYEMDAIAACVVGGVSFAGGVGTIIGVVTGVLIFTVINYGLTYIGVNPYWQYIIKGSIIIVAVAIDSLKYAKKK, from the coding sequence ATGTCCGCCTTAAAACAAAATACGTCTCTCGACTTTTTGAAACAAAATGCTATTTATTTTGTACTACTATTATTATTGATCGTGATTATTGTGCAGGATCCATCCTTCTTAACCCTGCGTAACTTCAGTAACATTTTGACTCAATCTTCAGTGCGTTTGATTATTGCGCTCGGGATTGCCGGTCTTATCGTAACCCAAGGGACCGACCTTTCTGCCGGTCGCCAGGTTGGTTTAGCCGCGGTAATTTCCGCCACCTTGTTACAAGGGATGGAAAATATGAATCGGGTATTCCCAAATTTGGGCGAAGTACCGATTCCGTTGGTAATATTGACCGTTTGTGTGATTGGTGCGTTGGTCGGCTTATTTAACGGTTTTGTCATCGCCTATCTTAACGTTACGCCATTTATCGCTACCATGGGAACGATGATTATCGTGTATGGGGCCAACTCTTTATATTATGATGCGGTAGGTGGTTCACCAATTGCCGGCTTCAGCGAAAGTTTCTCTACCTTTGCTCAAGGATTCTTCCGTTTTGGCGATTTCCGCTTATCCTATATCACTATTTACGCGATTATTGCGACTATTTTCATGTGGATATTGTGGAATAAAACCCGTTTTGGTAAAAACGTGTTTGCTATCGGCGGTAACCCAGAAGCGGCCAAAGTATCCGGTGTGAACGTGGCACGTAACCTGATGATGATTTATATGATTTCCGGTATTTTCTACGCCTTCGGTGGGATGCTGGAAGCAGGCCGGATCGGTAGTGCAACTAACAACCTCGGTTTTATGTATGAAATGGATGCTATTGCCGCCTGTGTGGTGGGCGGTGTTTCCTTCGCCGGTGGTGTTGGTACGATTATCGGTGTCGTTACCGGGGTGTTGATTTTTACCGTTATCAACTATGGTTTGACCTATATCGGTGTGAACCCATATTGGCAATATATCATCAAAGGTAGCATCATCATCGTTGCAGTGGCGATTGACTCCTTGAAATACGCCAAGAAAAAATAA
- a CDS encoding glycosyltransferase family 25 protein yields the protein MTQHNFVISLTSALERRQHIRQEFGRHGVDFEFFDAITPSNLAETAARLEIDISQSPLTPGELACALSHLALLQLAKERDLDYICIFEDDIYLGGNAAAFLSADYLNADVMVVKLEKNFERIVTQRQPSKTYFGRQFYRLTQVNSGAAGYLVTRRGIDYLLKRIRAIGDIEIDNLLFNFFLRDKNYVVWQIQPALCIQEAIFKPQQTHFVSTIGERERKRPKAPLLIRLYKELKRPFIRLRKKLFGRISTFQ from the coding sequence ATGACTCAACATAATTTTGTAATCAGCCTCACTTCGGCGCTTGAACGTCGCCAGCATATTCGTCAGGAATTTGGCCGACACGGTGTGGATTTTGAATTTTTTGATGCGATAACGCCGTCCAATTTGGCTGAAACCGCAGCGCGATTAGAAATCGATATTTCGCAAAGTCCATTAACCCCTGGCGAATTAGCCTGTGCACTGAGTCATTTGGCTCTGTTGCAGTTAGCCAAGGAGCGGGATTTGGATTATATCTGTATTTTTGAGGATGACATTTATCTTGGGGGTAACGCGGCCGCATTCCTATCCGCCGACTATTTGAATGCGGATGTAATGGTGGTGAAATTAGAGAAGAATTTTGAACGCATTGTGACCCAACGCCAGCCAAGTAAAACTTATTTCGGTCGCCAGTTTTATCGTTTAACTCAAGTTAATTCTGGTGCGGCCGGTTACTTAGTGACCCGGCGAGGCATTGATTATTTACTGAAACGGATTCGAGCCATTGGCGACATTGAAATCGATAATTTGCTGTTTAATTTCTTTTTACGAGACAAGAATTATGTGGTTTGGCAAATCCAACCGGCACTCTGTATTCAGGAGGCGATTTTTAAACCGCAACAAACCCATTTTGTCAGTACGATTGGCGAACGAGAACGCAAACGGCCGAAAGCGCCATTGTTGATTCGACTTTATAAGGAATTAAAACGTCCGTTTATTCGCCTAAGAAAGAAACTTTTTGGTCGGATTTCCACTTTCCAATGA
- the galK gene encoding galactokinase: MTPVQRAQQIFQQQYQKNAELTVYAPGRVNIIGEHTDYNDGFVMPCAINYGTAVAGVKRDDHCWRVYAADLQLKDEFSLDQPLARSEQKWANYVRGVIAFIQERYPQFTQGADLVIAGDVPHSSGLSSSASLEVAVGKFCQQLGALALSHTDIALIGQKAENQFVGANCGNMDQLISALGEKDHLLMIDCRSLATEATPVPQDVAVIIVNSNVPHDLVTGEYNARRRQCEQAAEFFGVKALRDVSVAQFQQRESELQALDPLVAKRAKHVVMENQRVLDAVIALKNNDLVKLGELMGQSHDSMRDDFAITVPQIDYLVELAQVAIGKNGGVRMTGGGFGGCIVALAPRDKVDAVRKIIADNYQKVTGLKEDFYVCTASQGVHVVNPEA, translated from the coding sequence ATGACTCCAGTTCAACGAGCACAACAGATTTTTCAACAACAATATCAAAAAAATGCCGAATTGACGGTGTACGCCCCAGGGCGCGTCAATATCATTGGTGAACATACCGATTATAATGATGGTTTTGTGATGCCCTGTGCGATTAATTATGGTACAGCAGTTGCCGGCGTGAAACGCGATGATCATTGTTGGCGAGTATATGCAGCGGATTTGCAATTGAAAGATGAGTTTTCACTTGACCAACCATTGGCACGTAGCGAGCAAAAATGGGCCAATTATGTGCGTGGAGTGATCGCTTTTATTCAGGAGCGCTATCCGCAATTCACTCAAGGCGCAGATTTAGTGATTGCAGGAGATGTACCACATTCCTCAGGATTAAGCTCTTCCGCTTCATTAGAGGTTGCCGTTGGGAAATTCTGTCAGCAATTGGGGGCGTTAGCGCTTTCCCATACGGATATTGCTTTAATCGGGCAAAAAGCGGAAAACCAATTTGTTGGCGCCAATTGTGGCAATATGGATCAGTTGATTTCCGCATTGGGTGAGAAGGATCATTTATTAATGATTGATTGTCGCAGTTTGGCGACGGAGGCTACACCGGTACCGCAGGATGTTGCTGTGATTATTGTGAATTCTAATGTTCCGCATGATTTGGTGACCGGTGAATACAATGCCCGTCGTCGTCAGTGTGAGCAGGCAGCAGAGTTTTTTGGTGTAAAAGCATTACGCGATGTTTCTGTAGCTCAATTTCAACAACGGGAAAGTGAATTGCAGGCACTTGATCCTTTGGTGGCTAAACGGGCGAAACATGTGGTTATGGAAAATCAACGGGTATTGGATGCCGTTATTGCATTAAAAAATAACGATTTGGTGAAATTAGGGGAATTAATGGGGCAATCCCATGATTCCATGCGTGATGATTTTGCTATTACCGTACCGCAAATCGATTATTTGGTAGAGTTGGCCCAGGTCGCTATTGGTAAAAATGGCGGTGTACGCATGACAGGTGGTGGCTTTGGCGGCTGTATTGTGGCTTTGGCACCACGAGATAAGGTGGATGCAGTACGCAAAATTATTGCCGACAACTATCAAAAAGTAACCGGTCTAAAAGAGGATTTTTACGTATGTACCGCCTCACAGGGCGTACACGTGGTTAATCCAGAGGCGTAA
- the galM gene encoding galactose-1-epimerase, producing MLWQTEFNAPDNEPYNIVELSNTNGMRVQFMDWGATWLSCKVPVSGGLREVLLGCKVADYPHQTAYLGASVGRYANRIANAQFVMGQRMLQLVANQGKHQLHGGKEGFDKRRWKVDYYGRNFVRFSLASPDGDQGFEGNVSAEVVYTLTDENSVKIEYGAESDKDTALNLTNHAYFNLENAVQGCDVRKHILRLNADFYLPVDAEGIPNSSLKSVVDTSFDFRAEKLIAEDFQLGDQVITKGYDHSFMVNQAGHGPCVLLTSPNKDLCLEVYTSQAALQVYTGNYLAGTPNREENLYQDYHGIALETQCLPDAPNHPEWQHYGGMQKAGERYYQWTEFRFK from the coding sequence ATGTTGTGGCAAACGGAATTTAACGCCCCCGACAATGAGCCGTATAACATTGTAGAATTAAGCAATACCAATGGCATGCGGGTGCAATTCATGGATTGGGGGGCTACTTGGCTTTCTTGTAAAGTGCCGGTAAGTGGCGGGCTACGCGAAGTCTTGTTGGGTTGCAAAGTAGCAGATTATCCCCATCAGACAGCTTACTTAGGCGCAAGTGTAGGGCGTTATGCAAATCGTATTGCCAATGCACAATTTGTTATGGGGCAACGAATGCTCCAACTTGTAGCGAACCAAGGCAAACATCAACTACATGGTGGAAAAGAGGGGTTTGATAAACGTCGCTGGAAAGTGGATTATTATGGCCGTAATTTTGTGCGTTTTTCACTAGCATCCCCGGATGGTGACCAAGGTTTTGAAGGCAATGTGAGCGCTGAGGTAGTTTATACACTTACCGATGAAAATAGTGTAAAAATTGAATATGGGGCAGAAAGCGATAAAGATACGGCGCTTAATTTAACCAATCACGCCTATTTCAATTTAGAAAATGCAGTACAAGGTTGTGATGTACGCAAGCATATTTTGCGCCTTAATGCAGACTTCTATTTGCCGGTCGATGCCGAGGGAATTCCTAATTCTTCGCTGAAATCAGTTGTCGACACGAGCTTTGATTTTCGTGCGGAAAAATTAATAGCTGAAGATTTCCAGCTGGGCGATCAAGTTATCACTAAAGGTTATGATCATTCTTTTATGGTTAATCAAGCAGGGCACGGCCCTTGTGTATTACTGACTTCGCCAAATAAGGATTTGTGTCTGGAGGTTTATACTTCTCAAGCTGCATTGCAGGTTTACACCGGAAACTATCTTGCCGGTACGCCAAACCGAGAGGAAAATCTCTATCAAGATTATCATGGCATAGCCTTGGAAACTCAATGTCTTCCTGATGCCCCAAATCATCCCGAATGGCAACATTATGGGGGGATGCAAAAAGCCGGAGAGCGTTATTATCAGTGGACAGAATTTCGATTTAAATAA
- a CDS encoding patatin-like phospholipase family protein, with protein sequence MKQTYFSFRSTLLASSMALLTACHSITYQPTKNIEQIDPQKGYRLEKAMQQALQKENLVIMTFSGGGSRAASLGYGVLEQFQNAAVRPTEKGDTLLQNIDIVYGVSGGSVLAAYFALEGSDTIPKFNESFLKKNFQKKVINEVFSVGNIPRLTSPQFGRSDLLQEQLNLALYGGRTFASLEQRKGPFAVINATDMTVGQKVSFTQDFFDWLCIDLNDIEIARAVAASSAVPLIFSPITQNNHGGTCHAENKKEVLMQAQQKNHLLLNNFVAMQKRMEHYQKSTERPYLHLVDGGLTDNSGLASLLDMSNLLSMRKLYADLKNYNLRNIIVVNVNAQNERTSDIDKSADIPGIKDVVNTVINVPIDKATESTVLRSQKFADQWNAYAKRKKGTKIKIYFVNLSLKNLPEGQLKNDVLNIGTSFYLPESDVDKLREAARILLEQSKEYHAALKALQ encoded by the coding sequence ATGAAACAAACTTATTTTTCTTTCAGAAGTACCCTACTTGCTAGCAGTATGGCCTTACTTACCGCTTGTCATTCCATTACTTATCAGCCAACAAAGAATATCGAGCAAATTGACCCGCAAAAAGGTTATCGCTTGGAAAAAGCTATGCAACAGGCTTTACAAAAAGAAAACCTTGTAATTATGACCTTTTCCGGTGGCGGCTCTCGAGCTGCCTCTCTGGGATATGGCGTGCTAGAACAGTTCCAAAATGCGGCAGTACGCCCAACAGAAAAAGGTGACACCTTATTGCAAAACATTGATATTGTGTATGGCGTGTCAGGAGGTTCTGTATTAGCGGCATATTTTGCCTTGGAAGGATCTGACACTATTCCGAAATTTAATGAGTCCTTTTTGAAAAAGAATTTCCAAAAAAAAGTGATTAACGAGGTATTTTCCGTTGGCAATATTCCACGTCTCACATCACCACAATTCGGTCGTAGTGATTTATTGCAAGAACAGCTGAATCTTGCTTTGTATGGCGGAAGAACATTTGCTTCTCTTGAGCAACGTAAAGGACCATTTGCCGTAATTAATGCCACCGATATGACGGTTGGACAAAAAGTATCCTTCACACAAGATTTTTTTGATTGGCTTTGTATAGATTTAAATGATATTGAAATCGCCCGAGCAGTAGCTGCGTCCAGTGCTGTGCCGTTGATTTTCTCACCAATCACTCAAAATAATCATGGGGGGACTTGCCATGCAGAAAACAAGAAAGAAGTATTGATGCAAGCGCAACAAAAAAATCATTTGTTGCTGAACAATTTTGTAGCGATGCAAAAACGCATGGAACATTATCAAAAGAGTACTGAAAGACCTTATTTACATTTAGTTGACGGTGGACTAACTGATAATTCGGGATTAGCAAGTTTGCTGGACATGTCGAATTTACTTAGTATGCGCAAACTGTATGCCGATCTGAAAAACTACAATTTACGCAATATTATCGTGGTAAATGTCAATGCTCAAAATGAACGAACCAGCGATATTGATAAGTCTGCTGATATACCGGGAATTAAAGATGTCGTGAACACGGTGATCAATGTACCAATTGATAAAGCGACGGAATCAACCGTGCTACGTTCACAAAAATTTGCCGATCAATGGAACGCCTATGCCAAACGTAAAAAAGGCACAAAAATTAAAATCTATTTTGTGAATTTGAGCTTGAAAAACCTACCGGAAGGACAACTAAAAAATGATGTACTCAACATTGGCACGTCTTTCTATTTGCCGGAATCCGATGTTGATAAACTGCGTGAAGCAGCTAGAATCTTATTGGAACAATCGAAAGAATACCACGCAGCCTTGAAAGCGTTACAATAG